ATTACTTCCTCCTCCCTCaccttattttttttttctagCATCGTATAGACATATTTTGAGCTTATGGGTGGCAATATGCGGTGGTGGTAGTGGGTTGGATTGTATACATGTAGTACACCTAGCATAGCATATACATTAACGTTTTATTactttattattactattgtAATTTGATTACTTTACGTACGTATATCTAACTTTTTACTGTCTCAAGTATTGCACCAAAGTTTGCTTGTTTTCCATATACTTGGCCTTACAATCTTCCACCACCTTGCTAATATCCGTAACATTCGAGTCGTCGCTCCAGATGCCCACGATCTCTTGTCCGTTTTTAATAAATGCAACAACAGAATTATCCACACACCCAGCACTTACCAAATCGATAACCTCGACCCCTGCATCAACAAGCGCTAGCGTGATACAATTTATGCAAGTGGGAAGAATCTCAATGACACTTCTCTTTTCCGTATTGTCGCTCTGGGTGTACTGAACAAGGTCGATGAACAAATCGATTCCTGACTTTGGATACCTCTCCAAATTTACTACTGCATTGAAAacattgttcaaaaacgtacatatttctttaatttctccCATATCGAAATGCTCGAGTGttacttctttgaactGGATAGATAGAGATGCGCTGGATTGGAATGACCCTCTCAACGGCCTGGGTCCAAATACAGATCCCATCACAAGTACCTGGTATGACGACTTGTCGATGTATTCAAGATACGACGATCC
This genomic interval from Kluyveromyces marxianus DMKU3-1042 DNA, complete genome, chromosome 4 contains the following:
- the MTR3 gene encoding exosome non-catalytic core subunit MTR3, with translation MSVQDRRRILGPAEAKPLSFAKITEETQDQTSNTKDKDSLFISTDLITNANGSSYLEYIDKSSYQVLVMGSVFGPRPLRGSFQSSASLSIQFKEVTLEHFDMGEIKEICTFLNNVFNAVVNLERYPKSGIDLFIDLVQYTQSDNTEKRSVIEILPTCINCITLALVDAGVEVIDLVSAGCVDNSVVAFIKNGQEIVGIWSDDSNVTDISKVVEDCKAKYMENKQTLVQYLRQ